The genome window TGTGGATATGTTTATGATCCTGAAATTGGTGATGAAGACAATGGAATAAAACCAGGAACTAAGTTTGAAGATTTACCTGAAGATTGGGTATGTCCTGTTTGTTCAGCTACAAAGGATAATTTTGAAAAACAAGAGGATTAATTAAAGTATCTGAGGAGCTGATTAGCTCCTTTTTTATTATATAAAATATTGAGGAGAAAAATGGGGATAAAAATAATTAGAAAAAATATGAAAAATGTATATATAAAAATTGATGAAAAAGGAGATCTAATTGTAAGTGCTCCTTTGAATTTCTCTGAGAATAAAATATATGAATTATTAGAAAGTAGAAAAAAGATTATAGAAGAAAAATTAAAAAAAATAAAGATAAAAGAATATAAGGATGGAGATGAAATATATTTTTTAGGGAAAAAATATATTTTGAAAATAAAAGAAATACCTGAAAAGGAAAATAAAGTTGAAATAGGCAATGATCAAATTATTTTTTCTATGAAGGATAGTAATAATTTAGAAAAAAGAAAAAGGATTATTAAAAATTGGTATATGGAAGAAGGACAAAATATAATTATTCCATTATTTGAAAAATATTTAAAGATTATAAAAAAAGATATCAATAGAGTTACTATAAAGGATTTAAAAAGTAAATGG of Cetobacterium ceti contains these proteins:
- the rd gene encoding rubredoxin translates to MEKYVCLICGYVYDPEIGDEDNGIKPGTKFEDLPEDWVCPVCSATKDNFEKQED
- a CDS encoding M48 family metallopeptidase, coding for MGIKIIRKNMKNVYIKIDEKGDLIVSAPLNFSENKIYELLESRKKIIEEKLKKIKIKEYKDGDEIYFLGKKYILKIKEIPEKENKVEIGNDQIIFSMKDSNNLEKRKRIIKNWYMEEGQNIIIPLFEKYLKIIKKDINRVTIKDLKSKWGSCNPRTRNINLNMQIFSRPIEFVEYVIFHELTHLLYPHHQKEFYEFIEQYMCNYKEIIKIGKLNMYQI